The Culex quinquefasciatus strain JHB chromosome 2, VPISU_Cqui_1.0_pri_paternal, whole genome shotgun sequence genome contains the following window.
tcaacgaataagattgaatttatttaattcctaataatattttcctttgtaaattctatcgttctcaattattttgtttatcaaaataatccgcgcgaaatccgcgcctgagcaaaattagccagcaaatccgcgccagatccgcgcgatacgcgccatccgcgcgatccgcgccgtccgtaacaaccctgtataTATATTGGTCAtgtgcagtgttgcaaatgagtgataaaaagctatcaatagattatctctgcaccaaaaatatccgagagtatagcggtcGTCACGataaaggagaaaagctcggaacttaacctcaaaggtaaacaaccgaatgaacttttttgacaggtgtcagttccgggacttaaaattataattttgttccgGTTGTTCCGTTTCGCATGGACACAAATACGACCAAAAACACGGCAAGGACACGGCCACGGAAATGGCCAGGAACAGGCACCTACACGGCCAGAGATACGAAAACGGCCAGAAGCACAGGCACGAACACGGGCAGGAGTCCGGACAAAGACACGGCCTAGAGCACGGCCACGGGTACGTCCAGGAACAGGCAACTACGTGGTCAGGTGCACGTACACGAacacggccagaagcacggacaAGCACACGGACActtatacgaaaaaaaaactcgggttACGACGTTTCGCGCAATTGGAAGCAAAttctaattcaaaaaaatgctaagtcccgttttgacacctgtcaaaccactcaaatggcactcacaaaatgaatactgagttctttgagttcatttgctacgtcacAGTTTTCTTgcctatagcttgtgagatctcttcttgtgtctcatgattcccagcgatgtcattctctctctatcactcttccccttttcctcgactatgcgctcaccgctgagtctctcaatctctccgaaaactgcaatgagagaacgcgagatggcgattagaagccgaccacgcatgacgtcccgtcaaactgcgtttgcgaaattggttttgtggcggcttttgtggttaaacgcttttgcggtaggatgatcgtggaagcgggaatgagagagaaaaggaaaatgtcaatcgcgagtgtgttaacacgaaaacgtgttcggctatgttcggcgctgagggtttcaatgaagagagaagagcagttatatttgaggcatgaatattcaggcgggataattgtagttgctgagagctgatattttgatattttaacaaccctggtcatgtgtaacataaccacctgctttttatttgaattttctactcttggttttattttaattaattttaatttatcagatttttattttattttcaagatgTTTTCATATTACCAACCTTGTTTGCCAAACGTAAACCTATCTCACAATTCTAGTTTTTGTTGGTTTCTACTTTTTCTCCATTGTTGACCTGCCTTCCAAGTCAGGATGTAATGGAAAGGACAAAAATAGTcacgttttgtgttttttggtaatttgttgttttattgggtaCGATAACTTCAAGGAAGGAACTAGCCGGAAATTTACATTTGATCCCAGGTTTTATTTGTATTGTGAATTTataatttcattttcatttcattttctcTATTTAGAGGTGGACAAAAGCCCCCTTGAGCTGTATCTGGCATAAACTCAAGACACTCACTCAAAAATGCACAAAACCACCTCGTCTTTTCGCATCAACAAAACTAGCTtaataaattgacaaaaatatcatAGCGTTCTACATCTGTATCGTCACTCGTCAGGGAAGGGACTTCAGGAAATTTAGGAATCGGATTTTAATTGTCACGGGATAGGTCAAAGTCGAAATAGGCCGAGCATAAGTTAAAAATATGACACATACTAGAAACAGGCTCATTATGTCCATAGTAAGTGCTTTGGGAACAGTAAAAAATTACCAaagattaaattaattaaatctaCTCACCCCGCCAGCGTGAATCCCTCCGGCGCCTGCCGCAACCTCGAACACAGTATGATATCGGTGATGGCCTGCTTGGCGACTCCCTTCTTCGCCAACCGGTACACCAGCTGACGTTTGCGCCAAGCCTTCTGCTCCGAGTCCGCCGTTCGAGTCAACTGTGAAAATCCCTCCGGCAGTGCTTCTTTTTCGCCGATTACCCGCAGCGTTTCCAGGATGTAATCGGGAAGGCCTTCCGTCTTGGATTGGCACAGGTAGCGCGAGGTTTTCTTCCCGAAGAGAATGTTTTCTCGCCACAGGTCCGCATCCTGATCCTGGTCGTAGGTTTTATTGATCGGGGCAAAGTTAGCCGGACAGCGCTCATAATCTTCGACCAGCTGAAGGGACGTAATGGGTCGATTGTCCGGCAGCACGCTAATGATGGTGTTGAGAATGTTCTTCTGCTGTTGAGATTTCGTTTTCAACATCTTTTCGTGGGTTTGTTTGTCCTTTCTAGCGTAGACTATCAGTGGGAGAATGACTCAGTCTGTGTACGCGGTGGCTTAATCTCTTTCTACTTAAATACGTAAATAGCAGCAGGTCGCGAGCTGCGTTGGAATTTCCTAACTTTCTGGTGGCAGGTTCTCTCTCTCGCGTTGTTCTCTTTCGGTTTCCCGTCTCGATGGCCAGGGGGCAGTTGACCCAAGTTATTTATGACACACaccgtgacgacgacgacgatcgctATGAATTAATCATCTCCTGCGGTTCGATTTTTGCTCTACCTCTCTCTCTGGAGGTTTCCAAAATCTTTCGAAATCGGTTATTATCGCGTCCACTTCATCGTCTGTCCTTCGTGGACGAGTCACGGAACCAGCACACCACTCAAGGGAAGAAGAGCCCCCCGAAAAAAAGCTCCACACAAAGAAAGGTGAGCGAACTGAggccaaaaagaccaaaaagtgccacaAGAATACTCTTCAAAgtcccgacgacgacgacgacgatgaaaaCATTAGAACGGGCCGAAACTTTACTCATAGAAGCAACGACTAAGCCTGCTGTGTTAGTGTTTACTTCTACAAAGAGCCCACAGAGTTTAGAAGCTTCTCAGAAGGGGGAGATCTCTCAACGGCACAGCACAGCGGCAGCAACTCCCACGAACGACTGGACGAAGGAACGAATCGCGGAGAACTGATTTTTGTGCCTTTCTCTCTGTTTCTGTTCTTCTTCTTCGCAAAATCACAAGAGCACCCGCACCACTTCACCAGCTTCACCACCCCCAGAGAAAGGGGACTGTCAAAAATTAGTTGAACTCAATTTTAATGGATTCTATTTAAGCGTGTTAAACACGTTGAAAAGTTTTGACTTGTTTTACTAATTTAGATATCTTTTGTCACGCTTAACACCCCACTCAAAATGATTATGCACTTTTAACTAGGGACCtacatataggctctctacttttaactagagaccctaaatagggagactggtcgatcATTGCTAAATCGTTCTAGctacgtatgttttgagcttgccaCACTGCCAAGTTTActgcactgtaactgaaaatcgcactttgttGAGCATTTCATACTTTTCAGTTCAACTgcgattacacttttttgtgtaatcgcagtcgaactgaaaaaatctatgaaaaagtgcgaaaacgagctcagcaaagtgcgattttcagttacagtgtgggcgtttggatacgtcaaactcgtgtctgtttgggtcagggggtagcgaagaagccgccatcttggaacaagataacaaacactcagaatcagaATTATTCATATTATGCTTTGGTAACACgaatcctggttaaactcaaaagtcccatgcaaatgtgtaaaccaaactgaaaaatgtgtaatgctgattcacagtgtacgggtgcactgtttgatcgaccaaaagaaaaaagcaaaaagataaacagaaaaatcacttttacgatatgaattttcagccaatattgggatggaatctccaaggatatgatagaatttgccatcagcaacaaaattcacgtgttttttcaagtatttatcgtttgaattgcgggaaatttgaaaatcaaaaacccaaacaatgatttgttatgggctaccatttgacagctagtgcttttggtggtgtaggggtaagcgtgattgcttcTCACCCATTCTGCCtgagttcgatcccagaaggtcccggtggcaaattttgagacgagtttgtctgatcacgccttccgtcggacagggaagttaATAGAGCTAtttaagcccgatctcacgcacactagcttacacccaactggcagtcgcatgattgtgatgcatggcggcatgaaagtatatcagaatctgcatgaaatctgtcctcatctaggtcctcatgcattttttgcgatataggggtatgacatttttgcccgttaccgacaattatcgacattaccgacggctttttggttgtatttcacaaaataacacttagcagaacgaggattgaaccaccaacttcttgtttattgatccgacacgctaccaccgcgccatggacgcttggtgaaaagtgagtgaaatagcaccaacatatgcttctctttggagtgttgctcggggacgggccagctttatatgtgttggtgagaactgcagatcgctgacatttttacacgcgggcaaaaatgatctacgggcttgctgcaaaaaatgttataaaatatgacattttctgcagcaaatccaatgttgcagattttgagatatatttttcctttgggtgtaccatttgtttttgttggcgggtacaaattttaacctcacttttttcgtgtacgtacacgcaatacatgcgcacgtagataactctatgttggccccggactaacctaaaaaaaaaaggttaggtcgtaagctcagtccaggtgtaggagtcgtctccctgggccctgtttcggtggagtcgctagtaggcagttggactaacaatccaaaggtcgtcagttcgaatcccgggatggatggaagcttaggtgtaaaaaagaggtttgcaattgcctcaacaatcaagccttcggacacctagtttcgagtaggaatctcgaaatcgagaacgccaaggcaatgctgtagagcgaataatttgattggatttgcttttgttgtgggctctcatttgacaaccgtgctaatgtcgactgtggTCAGTTTGCTATGGTCGGAATAAGGTTACCATCCCCCcggtttgggtacgtcaaattcacttcgaccagtctccctattaaggGTCCCTACTTTTTACCCAAGGCTTTTCATCTTTTGACGTCGGACTACGTCGTACTAGAaggtattgtggatttagcttgtagctggattttctggcatcttctcacggtctaCGGTCGTGGATAGGcctacacacaaagaaaaaatactctaaatttaaaaaaatcgttcgttggattaaaagaatatttgtagaaaattcaaactttttaattttaaagttggaatgtttttgatactaccatgcatttatggaGCAAAATCGTTGTAACAGTaaaagcacagacaaacagacgtgactctccatacaaattatttttgaaatccatcgtccttcatcaaaccaccaaatcacggcgacgccagcgctgcctggtgagcctatgccgaagcgcagcccaaacacaccaatacaaacccattactgtcatgtgtcatgtcagtgtatgcgtgagacaatcaagccttaacgattgtaaacatTAACAGCTGtttcgaaataattttgttgttgctgatcatcagtaacaaaatcaaaataaataaatcaagaccgaCGGCCGAAAATGACGGTGGGTCGGTTCCGTTTCCAATGGCAGAACCTCATGAGGCAACTCTTGCGGCAGCACCTGCAGCGATGCAAGACAAACACAATGACAGAGACCACACCACTGGTCCTCCCGTTGCTTGCATGTTCCGTCTAAGACAAGGTCTAAGATTCCTCCTCCACCGAAAACATGAACCATTACACCTGAAACCAGATATCCCGGTCACGAAAACACCAGTAGTGGCCGCCGGAATAGGAAAATCCATTTCAAAACTAACGGAATTGATCCCCACGATGGGCGTTTGGAAACATCTACGGGGAACGTGTCCACGGCGCAATTAAGTTGCCAGCGAACAAAACCAAAAGGGCCGaatgacgaaaaaaaagtcGCGAAGAGTGGCGCTCACGATCGACGCAACATCGTCAAAATGCCAAAAGGACtacagcagcagcaatctgagcAGTCCACGAAGGATAAGCAGGTTGCTCCAAAGGAGATGACTCCACCACAGGATCCGGCTTTCTCCGCAGTAGCGGGCGCCTCAGCAGCAGCCTCGACTTCGGCAGGCAGTGGAGCAGGCCTATCTGGTTAATAGTGGGGTAAAAGCAAGAGTGTGCCACTTCAGGTTTTCAGTCCGCTTCCGGTCCGTCACGCTGTCCGAGTCGCCCTCGTGAGGTAGATTCGCCACCGATTGATACACCCAAAGTCGTGCGTGTCAAAGAAGTGCCCGTAAATGTCCGTTTGCTCGTGTTTCCGTCGGAACACTACGTCCGAGACCGCTGGCTCTCGTCGTTCAGGTGCATTCGGCCGGATTCGAACTCTCCACAGATGAAGCAACCTTCCGGCGGGTGCACTCGAGGTggaaagctgttttttttttgtttttatttgctgcctcacacgtgctcacgctcaacttaaaaacaaaaaaacatgcatcacacacactgagaaaagacgggcgagctgtcacgacagcagcgccatcagcgccgggtgagtggatgccgaaacaaaattcaatttgaaataaccgtttttggaggacgatggttcggcactcgagtgtcccgtccagtgttgcaaaagagtgatagaaaagctatcaatagattatctctgcaccaaaaatatccgagagtatagcggccgtcactatagcttgtgagatctcttcgtGTGTCTCGTGATTCACAGCAATGTCaatctctctctatcactcctttccttttcctcgactatgcgctctcagcgctgagtctctcaatctctccgaaaactgcaaagAAAGACcgtgagatggcgattaggagccgaccacgcatgacgtcccgttaaactgcgtttgcataATTGGTTTTGTGACGGCTtctgtggttaaacgctgttacGGTAGGATGATagtggaagcgagaatgagagagaaaaggaaaatgtcaatcgcgagtgggtaaacacgagaacgtgttcggctatgttcggcgcttagagtttcaatgaggagagaagagcagttgtatttgaggcatgaatactcaggcgggataattgtagttgctgagagctgatattttgatattttaacaaccctggtcccgtctgtttgtctgtggtaaaAGTGTTTTACCGACGTCGTCggttttacttttaattggaaaagaaaccttttTTGGCGAGAATAAACAAAATGtgcttgattttatttattttatttgatttttgtttttaaatgttttaaacagTATgctaaagaaaacattttttttatattattcaaCGCTTCTGCTCAAGGTTAGCCAACATTCGAGTCCAAGCTGTAGCGATTCTTAcggtacgccaccggtcacttCCGAAGACCCCAGGCAGGAGGGTTCTGGATGGACGTTTCGACGTGCGACAGCAGTGATGGTCACGTTGCCGACctgtcaaagtttgctgaaatttcagcaagttttcatttactgaaaatttcagtagtgcagatttcagtaaatttaactgaattcagtatTGATAAATTGTATATATAGGTCATACGTCATCGTAATTGAACTCGCGCTTGACGTCTCCATGCCGACGGTTGAACTCTAGGACATTTTAGTTCAATGCCGCTGCGAAATTTTGCAACGTACGCTTTACCACAATGTGTtgattttacacttttttgagtaattctgATCTTCAGTGTTCTGATCAAAAACTGTGTTAAAATTACGCATTTCAGCTCAACTTTGCTTTACTTTCACGCCCGATCTGATCTAGATCAATAATTGCCACCCTCCTGTCACGTCACGTCACCCACACACGCACACCCTTCATCGCATCTCTCTGTATTTGTGCACATcatcgcagcagcagcagcaggttcaCACTCTTCACACGAACGAACGCCATTTTTGTCTGCCGTTCAAGATTCGACCGTTCCGTAAGGCAAGCTCGCCAGCAGCATCGGTAAAAGTGCGTTAAAGTGGCCCAAGTGGCGTGTAGGTTGTCCGGGGTACCGTTCCGCGTCCGGTGCGTGTGAATGCGGGTCGGTTGGGACTGGGTTTGGGGCTGAAATCGTCGGGGTTTTTGAGCGGACGGGGCTTTCCGGAGACTTTCTCGCGATTTTTGCGGTGTGACGGAGGTGGTGGAAGAAAACGAAGCAGTGTGGTGGAGAGGGGGCGAAGAGGACGGTTCCAAAGGAAGCAGCGCAAAGGCCAGCAGGAAGGAATTTTTCACTTGCGCGCGTGCGATTGTGTTGGTGTGTGCAGGGCAGGCGGCACCATCCCATCACTACCATCAAACCCGGCGGTGTCTCGGCGGCGCCGTGGCCACAAAGAGTGCGGCCACCAGAGTTGGCACCAATACTCGTGCGTCCGCGCGGCACAGGTTCCCgttagtgtgtgtgtgcgtcagAGGTTCGTCGCGCCGCGTTTCGTTCGGACGTGATTTCCGAAAAATCTCGCAGGAAAACGCCTTCGTGGTCACTGTACGGGGTTTGTTCCGGATTGTGGTTCCGTTGTGGGGGGTCGAGTAGCTTTGGAGTGTTGTGTTGGAAGATTCCGGGGAAATCACTTGCGATTTCGCGTTCTCTTGTCTTTCCCGGTGGGGCGTAGATTTGAGGGGGAGGGAGTGGTGGACAGGTGTGCGGGGGACGTACCGTGGCCACAGCAGCAAGAGGAAGATATTTCCCGTTACAGCGGCCGCGTGAAACGAAGAGCAGCGAATCGCAGCGCAAATTTTAACCAGAAATTTCTTTCCaggcaaaaaagttttaaaaaagcaagAAGAAAAAAGAGTTATCCGTGTCCGTAATTCCGTCGTGTGTCCGCGACCGATTCTACCCCCTTTCCCAAGAGTGACTTTTCTGTTCTTCTGTAATAATCCAGCTAGAGAAGGAGAGAGTGAGTGTGTGCGCGCGACCTAGAATCGCAAAAGAGTTCCATTTTGTAGAgcagccagcagcagcaaaaagagTCGCGGTTGCCCATTGTCCGCGCGAGGAGGCCGCGACGACGAAAAATCCGCAAACGTCATCTTCGCTGCTCCAACACACACCCCAATCcgacatcgtcgtcgtcgtcgtcgtgctccACGTACACGGCGAGAACGTgagcggaggaggaggaggcgccACCCCACCGTGTTAAGTGGAAGTGGCCAAATCAGCACAAAGCAAAAAGAGAGGTTCCCCGGAAGTGGCGGAAAGTGAACGTCGAAGCGCATTGTGAAGAAGGTAAGTTCCAGAGTTTTTGTGTCGTTTGATTGAGTTATCGTGTCGAGAATGTTCCGTTATCAACGGGAGATTCCCGCACCAGATTAGCGAGTAAAAGCTAGCAAATTGTTTAAATGGGAACGCTGGCTGAGCGAAGAAGTTTTGTGGGTTTTGGTGTGGTGTTAGAAGTGGACACAATATGCAA
Protein-coding sequences here:
- the LOC119767453 gene encoding multivesicular body subunit 12A-like, with translation MLKTKSQQQKNILNTIISVLPDNRPITSLQLVEDYERCPANFAPINKTYDQDQDADLWRENILFGKKTSRYLCQSKTEGLPDYILETLRVIGEKEALPEGFSQLTRTADSEQKAWRKRQLVYRLAKKGVAKQAITDIILCSRLRQAPEGFTLAGEINGILICYKTSLIAHRAPPGVPSRQSITDLERTIEDLKIQAGQENPLYPAVPSDPSDHDYEQLRMSYQISPKRPAPKPPAYSTGTLNVHTEVEGVPFVLNPALSRQSFEVPSLYEPSSSKLEYDFHLERQILCTTKTTNAQNKNPFFH